The DNA segment CTGCAATGCGGCGCAGGAAGCGAGCGCGGACGTCGACAAGCTGCGCGAGGGCACGGAACTGACGCTCAAGCTGCTCGGCGACGTGATGGAGAAGTTCGGCGTGGGCGTGGTCGATCCGGTCGATCAGCCCTTCGATCCCGAGTTCCATCAGGCGATGTCGATGCAGCCGCGCGAAGACGTGCCGCCGAACACGGTGGTGCTGGTCATCCAGAAGGGCTACACGCTCAACGGCCGGCTGGTGCGCCCGGCGCTGGTCATGGTCTCGCAGGCGGCGGCCGCGCAATAGACTTGAAAGGCTTGGGGTCTTGCCCCAACTGAACCAATTCATTTGGCGCCCGAGCGCCATTCCAAACGCTTTCGGAGAATAGAACCCATGGGAAAGATCATCGGCATCGATCTCGGCACCACGAACTCGTGCGTGGCCGTGATGGAAGGCGACAACGTCAAGGTCATCGAGAACGCTGAAGGCCACCGCACCACGCCCTCGATCGTCGCCTATACCAACGACGGCGAGGTGCTGGTCGGTCAGTCGGCCAAGCGCCAGTCCGTCACCAACCCCAAGAACACGTTGTTCGCCATCAAGCGTCTGATCGGACGGCGCTTCGAGGACAGCGTGGTCGGCAAGGACAAGGACATGGTGCCCTACAAAATCGTCAAGGCCGACAATGGCGATGCCTGGGTCGAGGTCAACGGCAAGAAGATGGCCCCGCCCGAGATCTCGGCCAAGGTCTTGCAGAAGATGAAGAAGACCGCCGAGGACTATCTCGGTCATGCGGTCACAGAGGCCGTCATCACGGTCCCGGCCTACTTCAACGACTCGCAGCGTCAGGCGACCAAGGACGCCGGACGCATCGCCGGTCTCGAGGTCAAGCGCATCATCAACGAGCCGACGGCCGCCGCGCTCGCCTATGGCATGGACAAGAAGCGCGGGGATCAGAAGATCGCCGTCTATGACCTGGGCGGCGGCACCTTCGACATCTCGATCATCGAGATCGCCGAGATCGAGGGCGAGCATCAGTTCGAAGTGCTCTCGACCAACGGCGACACCTTCCTCGGCGGCGAAGACTTCGACATGCGCATCATCGACTTCCTGGTCGATGACTTCAAAAAGTCGCAGGGCTTCGATCTGCGCAACGACCCGCTGGCGCTCCAGCGTCTGAAGGAGGCGGCTGAGAAGGCCAAGATCGAGCTGTCCTCCAGCCAGCAGACCGACATCAATCTGCCCTACATCACGGCGGATCAGACCGGGCCGAAGCATCTGAACGTCAAGCTCACCCGCGCCAAGCTGGAGTCGCTGGTCGAGGATCTGATCGAGCGCACCATGGAACCCTGCCGCATCGCGCTCAAGGACGCGGGTCTCTCCGCCGGCGAGATCGACGAGGTCATCCTGGTCGGCGGGCAGACCCGTATGCCCAAGGTGCAGGAGAAGGTCGCGCAGTTCTTCGGCAAGACCCCGCGCAAGGACGTCAACCCGGACGAGGCCGTGGCCATCGGTGCGGCGATCCAGGGCGGCGTGCTCGGCGGCGAGGTCAAGGACGTGCTGCTGCTCGACGTCACCCCGCTGTCGCTCGGCATCGAGACCCTCGGCGGCGTGATGACCAAGCTGATCGAGAAGAACACCACCATCCCGACCTCGGCCCAGCAGGTGTTCTCGACCGCCGACGACAACCAGACCGCCGTCACCGTGCACGTGCTCCAGGGCGAGCGCGAGCGCGCGGCGAGCAACAAGTCGCTCGGGCGTTTCGACCTCTCCGACATCCCGCCGGCGCCGCGCGGCGTGCCGCAGATCGAGGTCAAGTTCGACATCGACGCCAACGGCATCCTCAACGTCTCGGCCAAGGACAAGGCGACCGGCAAGCAGCAGTCGATCGTGATCAAGGCGTCCTCCGGTCTGTCCGAGGCCGAGATCCAGCGCATGATCAAGGACGCCGAGGCTCACGCCGAGGACGACCGTCAGTTCCATCAGCTGGTTGCCGCGCGCAACCAGGCCGACACCATGATCCATGCCGCGCGCAAGTCGATGGAACAGCTCGGCGAGCAGATGGAGAGCGGTGAGAAGGAATCGATCGAAGCGGCCATCAAGGAGCTGGAAGAGGCGATGAAGGGCGAGGACAAGGATCGCATCGAGTCGCTGACCAAGAAGCTCGGCGACGCCTCCGGCAAGATGGCCGAGCGTCTCTATGCCAAGTCGGGCGACGCGGGCGCGGCGGGTGCCGAGCACGCCCAGCCCGGTGCCGGTGCGAGCGGTGCGGCCCACGACGATGTGGTCGACGCCGAGTTCGAAGAAGTCAAGGACGACAAGCGATAAGGCGCCAGGCTCGCGCGCCCGTCGGTCTTTAAGGCCTGACGGGTGTAGCAGCCGGAAACAGATACATGGCAAAACGCGATTATTACGAAGTGCTGGGGGTTCAGCGCAACGCCAGTGAGGCCGACATCAAGAAGGCCTTCCGGCGGCTGGCGATGAAATATCACCCCGACCGCAATCCGGGCGACAGCGAGGCCGAGGCCAAGTTCAAAGAGGCCAAGCTGGCCTATGACGTGCTGACCGATCCCAAGAAGCGTTCGGCCTACGATCAGTTCGGTCATGCCGGCGTCGAGGGGGCCGGACCCGGTTTCGGCGGTTTCGGTGGCGGCGGGCCGGGCGACTTCGCCGGTGCAGGCTCCTTCTCCGACATCTTCGGCGACGTCTTCGGCGACATCTTCGGCGGCGGACGCGCGGGCGGCCGACGCTCACAGCGCGGGGTCGATCTGCGCTATGACCTGTCGCTGACGCTGGAAGAGGCGGTCGCCGGCAAGGAGGTCAAGATCCGGCTCCCGAGATGGGTCGACTGTCAGTTCTGCAACGGCAGCGGCGCCAAGCCGGGCACCAAGCCCAAGACCTGTCCGACCTGTGGCGGTCATGGTCAGGTGCGGATGCAGCAGGGTTTCTTCTCCATCCAGCAGACCTGTCCCGAGTGTCGGGGCACGGGCACGGTGATCGAAGAGGCCTGTCCGCACTGTCGCGGACGCGGGCGCATCCAGGAAGAAAAGACGCTCGCGGTCAAGGTGCCGGCAGGCGTCGATACCGGCGACCGCATCCGGCTGGCCGGGGAAGGCGAGCGCGGTGAGCAGGGCGGACCGCCCGGCGATCTCTATGTCCAGATCCAGGTCATGGAGCATCCGATCTTCACCCGCGAGGGCGCCAACCTCTATTGTCAGGTGCCGATCAGCTTCGTCACGGCGGCGCTCGGCGGCGAGCTGGAAGTGCCGACGCTCGACGGCAAGGTGATGCTCAAGATCCCGCCCGGCACCCAGACCGGCAAGATGTTCCGCGTGCGCAACAAGGGCGTCAAACCCGTGCGCGGCGGCGTGGTCGGGGATCTCATCTGCCGGGTGCTGATCGAGACGCCGGTCGATCTCACCGAGCGCCAGAAGGAACTGCTGCGCGAGTTCGAGGCCAGCGTCCAGGAGGGCGGATCGCGGCACAATCCGCAGTCGCATTCCTGGCTCGACGGGGTCAAGAGCTTCTTCGAGAAGATGGGATTCTAGAAGCGTTCCAGGACCAAGGCGGGTGACGTCATGAGTGAAGCACTGCAAACAGCCGTCGCCCGTCAACGTCTGCTGTTGCGCGGACGGCTGGCCGGTCTGCTCGAACGGCTGGCGCTCCAGGCGCGCGCCGACTGGCCCGAGCGCATAGCACTAGAACGGCTCCTGGTCGAGGCACTGCCGAGCCTGCCGTCCTGCAAATATCTCTATGTGCTCGACCGGAACGCGCACCAGATCACGGCCAATGCCTCGCCCCAGGGACTGTTGCCCGAGCATCTGGGCCGCGACCGAAGCGACCGGCCCTATCTGACCGAGGCCCTGGCCGGCGAGCGCTTCTCACTCTCGCCGGTCTACATCAGCCGCAACGCGCGCCGTCCCTCGCTGACCGCGATCCAGCGCATCGAGGACGAATCGGGCAACTGGCTCGGCTTCCTCGGTGCCGACTTCGATCTGCGCGAGCTGCCGCTGACGCGCGAGCTCTATCAACCATCCGGCGACTGGGTGCAGCTCAAGGGCGATCCGGCCATCCGGGGCGGACTCTTCAGCCAGCAGCGCGTCGAGAGCCTGATGGATGCCCGTATCGACGAGGTGCTGGCGCTCCTGGTCGAGCTGATGACCGCGCACGGCGTCTTCCACGGCAAGCTGCATTTCTCCAGCTCGCGCGCCACGCTCTGGACGCTCGACGATCCCTATCGCTACCGGCTCCTGGACTATGAGGATCTGGCCGATCCGGGCATCTGTCTGGCCTATCCCCTGCGCGACTACCCGAGCGAGGCGGCGATCCCCGAGTCGCGGATCGCCGATGTCTTCCACACCTTCCGCGAGCTGCGCTTCATGGACGAGACCATCTATCTGCGTTCCGGCTCGCTCAACATCTTCAACGGCATGGTCGGGCTGAACTTCTCCTGCGACGGCTCGCACTACATGCCCTGGCACGAATTCCTGCGCAAGAGTCTGGGCTTCTGGCTCGGTACGGGCGAGGCCTGCGCCTGATCCCGATTAGGCCGACTCCACGACGGGCGCGCTCGTATAGAGTCGCGCTGCGCGTTTCGCCTGCGTCCTTCGTGCTCGATGCCGATGGCATCGGGTGCGGGGACGCCTGCGTTGGCCAGATGCGTGAAGCCGGTCCGCAATCGTTCGAGGAATTCGCCTCCGTGGAGAATTCGCGTTCAATCGGTGTTCTCGGCCAGGATCTCTTCCGTGACATAGCGACGGAAGACTTCGACGTCGGTGAAGCATCTGAAGCCGGCCTGACTCGCCAGCGCGATGGTGCCGGACTCCTCGTTCAACAGCACCGCTACCGGCTGGCTCAGCTCCTCCTGAATGCCGCCCGGCCACACCAGATCGAGCACCGCCTTTTGCTCACCGGACACCGGATCGGAGAAGTCATAGGCCATGACGCCGCGCGGTAGCCCGACAGACGTCATCCATTCGTTCAGTGCCTCCAGTTCCGCTTCTTCCTCGGCACTGCTGATTCCGCCGACGACTTGGGCCATCGTGGTCGCCGGTGTTGCCGTGCCGGCGAGCCAGCGCAGATCGCCATGCAGTAGCGATTCCATGCACCGGTTCAGCTCTTCGGCGAGCAGCTCCTTGCGGGCTTCGAGAAAGTCGCGGAAACGCCGGATGGCGACGGTAGAGCGAGTCGAACAGACCGCGGACTTGGTCGCGGTTCCAGACATAGCCGCGCTGGAACTCCGGCAGCGCCATGTGGCCGTTGTCGATATGGTCGAGAATCGTCGAAATCTTCATCCATCCAGCTCCAGGAAACACCGTCGGCAATGTTTCAGCCGCACGTCTACATCGAAATCAGGCTGATTTTGGATTCTTTATGCCGAACCGTAGAGGCTGACTCCTGCTTGGTGCGCGACCTCGACGAGTTTGGTGTCGAACGAGACCAGGGCCGCTCCCGTCCTCAGGGCCAGCTCGAGAGTGGGTTCATTCAGCGCTGTTCCAGACGTGCACTGATCCGGGTCCAGGCCGCCAGCACGACCGCGCCCGCAGCTAGCCCGATCAGCGCATTCATGGCTAACGGCGTCAGCGCGCCGAGCAGTGGGCCGACGACGGCGACGGTGTCGAGCGATGCGCCGAGCTGTGCGATGGCGTGATGCAGGACGGGCAGACCATGGGCGATGATGCCGCCGCCGACCAGGAACATGGCGATGGTCCCGGCAACCGCCAGCGTCTTCATCAGCCAGGGCGCGGCGCGCAGCAGGATACCGCCGAGGACGCGCAACGCGACCGCCCGCCAGTCCGTGCCGGCGCGGCGGCTGAGATGGAGTCCGGCATCGTCGAGCTTGACGATCCCGGCGACCAGACCATAGACGCCGATGGTCATGATGATCGCGATCCCGGTCAGTACCAGGATCTGGGCCAGGAAGCCCGCCTGCTCGACCGTGCCGAGCGTGATGACGATGATCTCGGCCGAGAGCACGAAATCGGTGCGGATGGCGCCCCGGATCTTGTCGCGCTCCAGGGTCGCCGGATCGGCGTTGGGATCTTCGAGCGCGGCGGTCAGTTCTGCATGATGGGCCTCGGTCTCCTCATAATGGCCCTGGCCGAACTTGTGGGCGATCTTCTCCACGCCCTCATAGCACAGATAGAGTCCGCCGATCATCAGCAGCGGCAGGATGGCCCAGGGCGCGAGGGCACTGATCGCCAGTGCCAGCGGCACCAGGACCAGCTTGTTGACTGCCGATCCCTTGGCCACCGCCCAGACCACCGGCAGCTCGCGTTCGGCGCGCACGCCGCTCACCTGCTCGGCATTGAGCGCCAGATCGTCGCCGAGCACGCTGGCCGTCTTGCGCGCCGCGACCTTGGTCAGCAGGGCCACGTCGTCCAGGACGGCGGCGATGTCGTCGAGCAGTACCAGTAGACTCGTAGCCATGTTCAAACCGCATCCTGGTTGTGTAAAAATCGTATCGCCGGGGTCGCCCGGACCGGTCGTGGACGCAGGAGTGCGGAGCCGAGGTCTCCCGCCGATCGCCGCCGAGCGTGGCCGGTTATTTCAACGCCATCCCGCGCTTGTGTCGAGCGGAGCGAGGGAGGAAAATCGCCCGTTGTTTTCGCAACGCATTCGATCGAGACCCCTGCCATGTCAGCTACACAGCGTTTTCTCTACCCACTGACCTTTCCACTGCGTCTGGTGCCCGGCACACTGCACAGCCGTGCGCTGGCCGGCATCCTCAATCAGGTCATGAAGGAGGCCCTGGCCGAGGGTGAACTGGATTTCCTGGAAGGGCGACGCATGGCCATCGAGATCGACGACATCGGTCTGCGCTATCGGCTGGGGCTGGAGAACGGACGCATCAAGGGCTATGGCGACGACCGCCCGGCCGATGCCGGCATCGCCGGCGGTCTGCACGAGTTCCTGCTGCTGGCCGCGCGGCGCGAGGATGCCGACACGCTCTTCTTCCAGCGCCGTCTGCGCATGTCGGGCGACACCGAGCTGGGGCTGTATCTCAAGAACTTCCTCGACGCCTTCGAGCCGCCCGCACGCTGGGCACCCATGATCCGCACCCTCGAACGGCTGGCCGATCTGCGTCTGCCGGGTCGCAAGGCGTAAGCCGTCCACGGCCTCCCAAGCCGACGCAAGAGGGCGTCCGGGATCCCGACCCATCCCGGACGCCTCGACGTTTCAAGACTTCAGACTCCGACCGAAGATCACAGATCGCTCAGCGAATGTTCTCCGGCTCGTCCTTCAACAGATACGCCTCTTCCTCGGGCGTCAGATCCACATCGTCGAAGCCGTTGATCATCGGCATCAGGTGCTCGCGGAACGAGTGCCCGGTCGTCAGCATGTAGACGTGCACCAGCACGAACACCAGGATGGCATAGGCCGCGCCCGTGTGGACATAGGCGAAGCCGGTCAGCCAGTCGCTCGCCTGCGGCAGATCGCGCCACAGGAAATAGCCCAGATACGCCAGCCCCGTGATCCAGATCAGCGGAAAGAGCAGGATCTTGAGCATCAGATAGGCCAGCGCCTGGAGCGGGTTGTGCTTGCGCCAGTACGCCTTGCGATAGGGATGGTGCTCACCCTTGAAGATGCCGTAGCTGTAGAAGCGCAGCACCTGCCACATCCCGGAGAGGGTCGGGATGAAGTGACGCCAGGTCTTGGTGGTGAACAGCCAGAACACGCTGAAGGCCCACAGCAGCAACAGCAGCAGGGCCGCCAGGGTGTGCAGCGTGACGGCCGTCTCGAAGCCGATCAGATGATGGAATCCGTGCAGACCGAAGCCGGAGAACAGCAGGATCATGATCAGCAGCATCTGTGACCAGTGCCAGAAACGCTCGAAGAGACTGAAGATCTTGACGCGCCGGATGGTCATGAATGCTGTCCTCTGAAGGATGAGACGATACGGATCAGGGCGTGCCCGAGGATACCGGCCAGGGTGCCTAGGACCGCGATGAGGCCGATCAGATCGAGCCACCGATTGTGATCCCGGCCCGGGATATAGAGTCCATCGAGCCCTTCCAGACGCCCGCCCCGGGCATGACAGGACTCACAACCGAGCGCGTCCTCCTTGGGCGCGACCATGTGGGTGATGGGCCAGTAGGAGACGGTTTCGACGAAACCGTACTGGCCGGAGTAGGGCAGTCCCGCCTTCTTCATGCCGGCGGCGATGGCCCGGCCCATGTCGTAGTTGCCCCAGTAGGAGTCATCGTCCTCGCCCCATAGATGCGTGTAGACCAGGGTGCCGTTGCCCATGTCGGCCGGCATCCAGGTATGCATCCTCTTGAATGGCCAGATGCGTGAACGTCCGTCCTCACGGTGTCCGCTGAAGTCGTTGATGGCGATCGGCTGCCGGTCGATGTCGAATTTGGTGTCGATGGTGGTGTACTGCATCTGACCGTCGAACCAGCGATAGACAGGCACCAGGTTCTCGTCATAGGTAAAGGTGCCCTTGATCGACTTGTAGGTGTAGCGGTGCTCGCCGTTGCCCTGGATGTAGCCGTGCTCGTGATAGCCCACGCCATCGCGGGTCTTGCCGGCGGTGCGCCAGTCCCAGTGGGTCATGGTCGCCACACCGCCGCGTGCGTACTCGGGGATGTGACAGGTCTGACAGGCGAGACTGGAGACGTGGTCGTTGCGCTTGAAGGAGGCGATGGAGTCGACCCTGTGTGGTGAGAGTCCGTGACAGGACTCGCAGGTCGCCACATCGCGCCGCTGTCCGGGTCGTCCGGTGCCTTCCAGATCCTTGGCCGCGACCTGATAGCGACTGCCGGCCCACAGGTGCCTGTTGGTGATGTGGCAGGCGGTGCAGGCGAAGTTCAGCCCGTCGACGCCCATGTGCACGTCGAGCGTGCGCGGCGGGTTCTTCAGCGCCGAGGACAGATCGCCGTGCTTGACGTTGTCCCCGCCGCCGCCGTTGAAGTGACAGGTGCCGCAGTTGGCACGCTCGGGCAGACCGACGCTCTGGGCGATCCGGCTCAGGTTCATCTCGGGCTTGCCCTCGAACATCACCGAGCAGGCGGGACTGCCGGCGCTGTTGGGCATCTTGTAATAGGTTCCGGTGCGGTCGTGACAGACCAGACAGTCGATCTTGGTCTCGTCGCTGAAATCGAAATTCTCGTCCTTCCAGCCATAGCCGGCGTGGCACTGGGCGCACATACCCTCGTTGCCGCGCGCGTTGGTACAGAAGTTGTTGACCAGATGCTTCTTGCCGAGCAATTGGCCGGTCGCCGGATTCTTGTATTCCCAGGTCCAGTGGATATTGCGCATGAAATGCCGGCCGGTCTCAGTGTGACAGCTCAGGCAGGCTTGGGTGACATCCGAACCCGTGGCGAAGGCTCGTTGGAGGATCTCGAACTTGGTGTGATCGGCGGTGCCGCCGGTCAATGGACCCGAGATCTGTTCCGACGGGGTGGGAGTGGCCGGAGGCGTCGGCCATTGGCTCTGGGCGAGCGCATCGGCCGCGATGAGCAGACCGACGAGCAGCGCAACCAGGGCGCGTCCGAAAAAGGGTCGCATGGGGCTGACTCCAGGGGATGGATAGGCCGATCTATCCTGACGATGATCGCCGCCGCGCGCCATGATCTATGGCAATCAAACCGTCATTTGCGACATGGCGGTGATTCGCGTCCCGGATCTGGACGCGCTTGGAAATCACTCTAGAATAGCGCCGCCGCCGGCGTTCAGGATCAGCCGGTCGTCCTATCTCATCCCTCTCATCGATCCCAGAGTTTTTCAGGAGTCACCGCGTGCTCGAACGCCTCATCGAACGTTTGCTCTATGCCAGCCGCTGGTTGCTGGCGCCCGTCTATCTGGCGCTCTCGCTGGTGCTCATCGCGCTCGCCGTCAAATTCTTCCAGGAGATCTATCATCTCTTCGCGCACATCTGGACGATGAGCGAGTCGGACATGGTGCTGCGCATCCTGGCGCTGATCGATCTGTCGCTGGTGGGCAGTCTGCTGGTGATGGTGATGTTCTCGGGCTACGAGAACTTCGTCTCGCGCATCGACGTGCGCGAGGGCGACGATCAGCTCGACTGGCTCGGCAAGCTCGACGCCGGCACCCTCAAGCTCAAGGTGGCCGCCTCGATCGTGGCCATCTCCTCGATCCATCTGCTCCAGGTCTTCGTCAACATCCCCCAGATCGAGAGCGAAAAGCTGAAGTGGTACGTCATCATCCATCTGACCTTCGTCGTCTCGGCGCTGCTGATGGGCATCCTCGATCGCATTTCGTTCGCCTCGCACCGCGAGCCGGGCGACAAGCCGGTCAGGCATTGAGGGGCCAGCCCTCGCTCAGATCACCTCTGGAACCGTGACGAGCCGGTCGCGACCGCCCTTCTTGGCTGCGTAGAGCGCGCCATCGGCCGTCTTGAGCCAGTGCTCGGGGCCGGCGTGCGCCCCGAGTTCGGCGACCCCGATCGAGATCGTGATGTCGAGTTCCAGGTTCTCGTGCTCGATGCGCATGATACGCACCGTGTCGAGCAGGCGCTGTGCGAGCGGCAGGGCGCTCTTGAGCGAGGTGTCCTGCAGGATGGCCGCGAACTCTTCGCCGCCGTAGCGTGCGACGAAATCGCTCTTGCGCGGGAAGGCCTTGGTGCAACAATTGGCCAGTCGCTTGAGCACCGTGTCGCCGGCCGGATGCCCGTAGGTGTCGTTGATCCGTTTGAAGTGATCGGCGTCGATCATCATCAGGCAGGCCGGCTGGCCCGAGAGCTTGCAGAGTTCGAACACCCGTTCGAGCTGTCTGTCGAACGCTTTGCGGTTGTAGAGGCGTGTCAGCGGGTCCAGATCCATCTCGCGCTGCGCCGCATCCAGTTCGCCGCGTAGTGACTGGAGTTTGCCGTTCAGGTCTTCGAGCAGCCCCTGATTACGCTTTGAGCGCTCACGCGCAATAGCGGCGATCAGGTCGATGGCATTCATCGCCTCACGGCTCAAGACCTCGATCGGGGCATTGTTCTCGATCGTGCTGCGTAGCTGGTTGATCACCTGCATGACCTTGGCCTGCTCCTCCTGATCCTCGGCGAGCACCAGCCCCAGTGTCTGCA comes from the Allochromatium tepidum genome and includes:
- the dnaK gene encoding molecular chaperone DnaK; translated protein: MGKIIGIDLGTTNSCVAVMEGDNVKVIENAEGHRTTPSIVAYTNDGEVLVGQSAKRQSVTNPKNTLFAIKRLIGRRFEDSVVGKDKDMVPYKIVKADNGDAWVEVNGKKMAPPEISAKVLQKMKKTAEDYLGHAVTEAVITVPAYFNDSQRQATKDAGRIAGLEVKRIINEPTAAALAYGMDKKRGDQKIAVYDLGGGTFDISIIEIAEIEGEHQFEVLSTNGDTFLGGEDFDMRIIDFLVDDFKKSQGFDLRNDPLALQRLKEAAEKAKIELSSSQQTDINLPYITADQTGPKHLNVKLTRAKLESLVEDLIERTMEPCRIALKDAGLSAGEIDEVILVGGQTRMPKVQEKVAQFFGKTPRKDVNPDEAVAIGAAIQGGVLGGEVKDVLLLDVTPLSLGIETLGGVMTKLIEKNTTIPTSAQQVFSTADDNQTAVTVHVLQGERERAASNKSLGRFDLSDIPPAPRGVPQIEVKFDIDANGILNVSAKDKATGKQQSIVIKASSGLSEAEIQRMIKDAEAHAEDDRQFHQLVAARNQADTMIHAARKSMEQLGEQMESGEKESIEAAIKELEEAMKGEDKDRIESLTKKLGDASGKMAERLYAKSGDAGAAGAEHAQPGAGASGAAHDDVVDAEFEEVKDDKR
- the dnaJ gene encoding molecular chaperone DnaJ, translated to MAKRDYYEVLGVQRNASEADIKKAFRRLAMKYHPDRNPGDSEAEAKFKEAKLAYDVLTDPKKRSAYDQFGHAGVEGAGPGFGGFGGGGPGDFAGAGSFSDIFGDVFGDIFGGGRAGGRRSQRGVDLRYDLSLTLEEAVAGKEVKIRLPRWVDCQFCNGSGAKPGTKPKTCPTCGGHGQVRMQQGFFSIQQTCPECRGTGTVIEEACPHCRGRGRIQEEKTLAVKVPAGVDTGDRIRLAGEGERGEQGGPPGDLYVQIQVMEHPIFTREGANLYCQVPISFVTAALGGELEVPTLDGKVMLKIPPGTQTGKMFRVRNKGVKPVRGGVVGDLICRVLIETPVDLTERQKELLREFEASVQEGGSRHNPQSHSWLDGVKSFFEKMGF
- a CDS encoding PDC sensor domain-containing protein codes for the protein MSEALQTAVARQRLLLRGRLAGLLERLALQARADWPERIALERLLVEALPSLPSCKYLYVLDRNAHQITANASPQGLLPEHLGRDRSDRPYLTEALAGERFSLSPVYISRNARRPSLTAIQRIEDESGNWLGFLGADFDLRELPLTRELYQPSGDWVQLKGDPAIRGGLFSQQRVESLMDARIDEVLALLVELMTAHGVFHGKLHFSSSRATLWTLDDPYRYRLLDYEDLADPGICLAYPLRDYPSEAAIPESRIADVFHTFRELRFMDETIYLRSGSLNIFNGMVGLNFSCDGSHYMPWHEFLRKSLGFWLGTGEACA
- a CDS encoding DUF262 domain-containing protein codes for the protein MKISTILDHIDNGHMALPEFQRGYVWNRDQVRGLFDSLYRRHPAFPRLSRSPQGAARRRAEPVHGIATAWRSALARRHGNTGDHDGPSRRRNQQCRGRSGTGGTERMDDVCRATARRHGL
- a CDS encoding DUF808 domain-containing protein; translation: MATSLLVLLDDIAAVLDDVALLTKVAARKTASVLGDDLALNAEQVSGVRAERELPVVWAVAKGSAVNKLVLVPLALAISALAPWAILPLLMIGGLYLCYEGVEKIAHKFGQGHYEETEAHHAELTAALEDPNADPATLERDKIRGAIRTDFVLSAEIIVITLGTVEQAGFLAQILVLTGIAIIMTIGVYGLVAGIVKLDDAGLHLSRRAGTDWRAVALRVLGGILLRAAPWLMKTLAVAGTIAMFLVGGGIIAHGLPVLHHAIAQLGASLDTVAVVGPLLGALTPLAMNALIGLAAGAVVLAAWTRISARLEQR
- the ubiT gene encoding ubiquinone anaerobic biosynthesis accessory factor UbiT — translated: MSATQRFLYPLTFPLRLVPGTLHSRALAGILNQVMKEALAEGELDFLEGRRMAIEIDDIGLRYRLGLENGRIKGYGDDRPADAGIAGGLHEFLLLAARREDADTLFFQRRLRMSGDTELGLYLKNFLDAFEPPARWAPMIRTLERLADLRLPGRKA
- a CDS encoding cytochrome b/b6 domain-containing protein, encoding MTIRRVKIFSLFERFWHWSQMLLIMILLFSGFGLHGFHHLIGFETAVTLHTLAALLLLLLWAFSVFWLFTTKTWRHFIPTLSGMWQVLRFYSYGIFKGEHHPYRKAYWRKHNPLQALAYLMLKILLFPLIWITGLAYLGYFLWRDLPQASDWLTGFAYVHTGAAYAILVFVLVHVYMLTTGHSFREHLMPMINGFDDVDLTPEEEAYLLKDEPENIR
- a CDS encoding tetrathionate reductase family octaheme c-type cytochrome, which produces MRPFFGRALVALLVGLLIAADALAQSQWPTPPATPTPSEQISGPLTGGTADHTKFEILQRAFATGSDVTQACLSCHTETGRHFMRNIHWTWEYKNPATGQLLGKKHLVNNFCTNARGNEGMCAQCHAGYGWKDENFDFSDETKIDCLVCHDRTGTYYKMPNSAGSPACSVMFEGKPEMNLSRIAQSVGLPERANCGTCHFNGGGGDNVKHGDLSSALKNPPRTLDVHMGVDGLNFACTACHITNRHLWAGSRYQVAAKDLEGTGRPGQRRDVATCESCHGLSPHRVDSIASFKRNDHVSSLACQTCHIPEYARGGVATMTHWDWRTAGKTRDGVGYHEHGYIQGNGEHRYTYKSIKGTFTYDENLVPVYRWFDGQMQYTTIDTKFDIDRQPIAINDFSGHREDGRSRIWPFKRMHTWMPADMGNGTLVYTHLWGEDDDSYWGNYDMGRAIAAGMKKAGLPYSGQYGFVETVSYWPITHMVAPKEDALGCESCHARGGRLEGLDGLYIPGRDHNRWLDLIGLIAVLGTLAGILGHALIRIVSSFRGQHS
- a CDS encoding TIGR00645 family protein; the protein is MLERLIERLLYASRWLLAPVYLALSLVLIALAVKFFQEIYHLFAHIWTMSESDMVLRILALIDLSLVGSLLVMVMFSGYENFVSRIDVREGDDQLDWLGKLDAGTLKLKVAASIVAISSIHLLQVFVNIPQIESEKLKWYVIIHLTFVVSALLMGILDRISFASHREPGDKPVRH
- a CDS encoding sensor domain-containing diguanylate cyclase, whose product is MVKFWKRESGSAPSETTSTAPVNAGDPETLAILEQAALDQLASVLRTWGKYAFDLDDIKAATLAEQLERWSRHVLMASSPDAAKDQDESAADANPGARRDWGGLRDFVTRIRRSEQSYVNRQILGTRQVMGEFVQTLGLVLAEDQEEQAKVMQVINQLRSTIENNAPIEVLSREAMNAIDLIAAIARERSKRNQGLLEDLNGKLQSLRGELDAAQREMDLDPLTRLYNRKAFDRQLERVFELCKLSGQPACLMMIDADHFKRINDTYGHPAGDTVLKRLANCCTKAFPRKSDFVARYGGEEFAAILQDTSLKSALPLAQRLLDTVRIMRIEHENLELDITISIGVAELGAHAGPEHWLKTADGALYAAKKGGRDRLVTVPEVI